From the Bacillota bacterium genome, one window contains:
- a CDS encoding CsgG/HfaB family protein — protein MRTASRLMVLAAAILLTLACIPTVCAAAPPASGRLRVGIIGFTGPFGSQYVQYASNCLSDVLVDMRRFEVVERANIDRILAEQRFQVSGAVNRDTAVRLGEILGIDYAFIGSLDRCEGKSEYWTDKDGRRHYYYSGSAEVSIRIIDASTGTIVSSLRLRGWGRDDSSPSAACLDAVKSCFGSTLRDELVAKFPVIGEVLEARSNHEVYIRTEEASVMTPGSSFRILRPNVTQVGGSGSRHQFVSTDQVAVVRIVSVYGTIARAKIVESSGEVVAGDYAVQVQGYRTPGERAATALAVVVLVALVALAAALQP, from the coding sequence GTGAGGACAGCATCGCGGCTAATGGTATTGGCGGCGGCAATCCTTCTGACGCTTGCGTGTATTCCCACGGTTTGCGCTGCGGCGCCGCCGGCGAGCGGTCGCCTTAGGGTGGGGATCATCGGTTTCACTGGGCCCTTCGGCTCTCAGTACGTGCAGTACGCCTCCAACTGCCTGTCGGACGTATTGGTTGACATGCGGAGATTTGAGGTCGTCGAGAGGGCGAACATCGATCGAATACTGGCCGAACAGCGATTCCAGGTGTCCGGGGCCGTGAATCGCGATACCGCAGTTCGGTTGGGCGAAATCCTGGGCATCGATTACGCCTTCATCGGATCGCTGGATAGGTGTGAGGGCAAGAGCGAGTACTGGACTGACAAGGACGGGAGAAGGCACTACTACTACTCGGGTTCTGCAGAGGTATCCATCAGGATCATCGATGCATCTACAGGCACGATAGTATCGAGTCTCCGCCTCAGGGGCTGGGGACGCGATGATTCCTCGCCATCTGCCGCATGCCTTGATGCCGTGAAGTCATGTTTCGGCTCGACTCTCCGCGACGAGCTTGTCGCGAAGTTCCCTGTGATCGGCGAGGTGCTCGAAGCTCGGAGCAACCACGAGGTCTACATAAGAACCGAAGAAGCCTCTGTGATGACCCCTGGAAGCAGTTTTAGGATTCTGCGTCCGAATGTGACTCAGGTGGGCGGTTCGGGATCCCGACATCAATTCGTCTCAACTGATCAGGTGGCGGTCGTTAGGATCGTCTCTGTGTACGGCACAATCGCAAGAGCCAAGATCGTGGAGTCGTCAGGCGAAGTCGTCGCAGGGGATTACGCCGTGCAGGTGCAGGGATATCGCACTCCCGGTGAGAGGGCGGCCACCGCCCTTGCGGTCGTAGTCCTCGTGGCTTTGGTCGCGTTGGCCGCAGCGCTTCAGCCCTAG
- a CDS encoding restriction endonuclease: DGQRLAELTIDYGIGVYTAATYTVKRIDQDYFDAEE; this comes from the coding sequence TAGACGGACAGCGCTTGGCGGAGCTAACGATCGACTACGGAATCGGGGTGTACACGGCTGCAACCTACACAGTGAAAAGAATCGATCAGGACTACTTTGACGCTGAGGAATGA
- a CDS encoding ABC transporter ATP-binding protein gives MSAIQVRNLTKTYRNGKGIFDVSFSVNAGEVFGYLGPNGAGKTTTIRQLMGFANADKGSCTINGLDCRTQAPDIHRSLGYLPGEIAFFEDMTGTQFLQFVNDMRGIRDRTRMRALIDRFELDARRSIRKMSKGMKQEVGIVAAFMHDPSVYVLDEPTSGLDPLMQRTFIDLILEEKARGKTILMSSHNFDEIDRTSDRAGVIREGRLVAVEDVHSLKASQRKAFVVTVASQEDVAILRSSGLELGKVTGNHVEVIVSSNYDFFIRTLSSCRVRGIDVISQSLEQAFMKYYGQEAK, from the coding sequence GTGTCCGCAATACAAGTGCGGAACCTCACCAAAACCTACAGGAACGGGAAAGGCATCTTTGATGTGTCGTTTTCCGTGAACGCGGGCGAGGTCTTCGGCTATCTTGGTCCCAACGGCGCAGGCAAGACCACGACTATCCGTCAGTTGATGGGCTTCGCCAATGCCGACAAGGGCAGTTGCACCATAAACGGCCTGGACTGCCGCACGCAGGCACCCGATATTCACAGGTCCTTGGGTTATCTGCCGGGCGAGATCGCGTTCTTCGAAGACATGACCGGAACACAGTTTCTTCAGTTCGTGAACGACATGCGGGGCATCAGGGACCGAACCCGCATGCGCGCCCTCATCGATCGCTTCGAACTGGACGCACGCCGCAGTATCCGCAAGATGTCGAAGGGGATGAAGCAAGAGGTCGGGATCGTCGCCGCTTTCATGCATGACCCCAGCGTATATGTTCTTGACGAGCCCACAAGCGGCTTGGATCCGCTCATGCAGAGAACCTTCATCGACCTTATCCTGGAGGAGAAGGCGCGCGGAAAGACGATTCTCATGTCATCGCACAACTTCGACGAAATCGACCGCACCTCTGACCGCGCGGGCGTAATCCGCGAGGGCAGGCTGGTTGCTGTGGAGGACGTCCATTCGCTCAAAGCATCCCAGCGCAAGGCCTTCGTTGTTACAGTGGCATCGCAAGAGGACGTTGCCATACTACGGTCAAGCGGCCTAGAACTCGGCAAGGTAACCGGGAACCATGTGGAAGTCATCGTGAGCTCCAACTACGACTTCTTCATCAGGACCCTGTCCAGTTGCAGAGTCCGGGGAATCGACGTTATCTCGCAGAGCCTGGAACAAGCGTTCATGAAGTATTACGGGCAGGAAGCGAAATAG
- a CDS encoding ABC transporter permease, with translation MNPTLFKATAKSNLTLVVVFMFLMFMYLSIIISMFDPESADGTIATIEALPKELVSAMGLSEASTTLTSFIANFYYSFVAILFPMIFCIIVANRLVARHVDTGSMAYLLSTPNSRLTILTTQALYLVASVTALFGLTTIAGIAVSQAMFAGQLDIRGFLRLNLITTLIFYAISGICFFFSCLFDEVKHSLAFGAGIPVASFVLNMLAKVSGRYVWIRNFTLFTLLNPTQILAGGSSIAPAVIIPTGIALITYAGGAVLFNRRSLPL, from the coding sequence GTGAACCCAACACTGTTCAAGGCGACGGCGAAGTCGAATCTCACTCTGGTCGTGGTCTTCATGTTCCTCATGTTCATGTACCTTTCCATCATCATATCCATGTTTGACCCCGAAAGCGCCGACGGGACCATCGCCACGATCGAGGCATTGCCCAAGGAGCTTGTTTCCGCGATGGGGCTTTCCGAGGCCAGCACTACGCTCACATCCTTCATCGCCAACTTCTACTACAGCTTCGTAGCCATCCTGTTCCCCATGATCTTCTGCATCATTGTTGCGAACCGGCTGGTGGCAAGGCACGTGGACACTGGCTCAATGGCCTATCTCCTGTCCACACCCAATTCGCGCCTCACCATCCTCACGACGCAGGCCCTCTATCTTGTCGCCAGCGTCACCGCGTTGTTTGGGCTCACGACAATCGCCGGCATCGCCGTCAGCCAAGCCATGTTCGCAGGACAGCTGGACATAAGAGGGTTCCTGCGGCTGAATCTCATCACGACGCTCATCTTCTACGCTATCAGCGGAATATGCTTCTTCTTTTCGTGCCTGTTCGATGAGGTTAAGCACTCGCTCGCCTTCGGCGCGGGGATCCCCGTCGCCTCTTTCGTCCTGAACATGCTGGCCAAGGTGAGCGGCCGGTATGTGTGGATCAGGAATTTCACCCTGTTCACATTGCTGAATCCAACGCAGATACTGGCCGGAGGTTCATCGATAGCCCCTGCGGTCATCATTCCCACAGGCATTGCCCTCATCACGTATGCAGGTGGGGCTGTGTTGTTCAACCGCAGGAGCCTGCCACTCTGA